The following nucleotide sequence is from Peptococcus niger.
ACATGTTGAGGCTTGTGGTCAAAGGCTTGAAGGGCTTAGCGAAAAGGCCTTGAGCCAGTATCGGCGGCAGTATGTCGGTTTTGTCTTTCAATTTTATAATTTAATTGACCATTTAACGGTGCGGGAAAATATTCGAGCCGGCGCTTATCTATCAAAAGACCCGTTGCTTGTAGAGGCGCTTTTAGGCGCCCTAGGTCTTGCTGAGCAGGCGGGAAAATACCCGAATGAAATATCCGGCGGCCAGGCCCAGCGTACCTCCATCGGCCGCGCCATGGCAAAAAAACCGACTCTTCTCTTATGTGATGAACCGACCGGTGCCCTGGATTATGAGAGTGCCAAGGGGGTTTTGGCCTTGATTGAGGACTTGAATGCCAACCACCAAACGACGGTCATCATCGCCACCCATAACACGCAAATTGCTCGCATGTGCGATATGACTTTGAAACTGCATGACGGCAGCCTCAAGCAGGTCGAGCGAAACCAGAATAAGCTGACCGCAAAGGATGTGAGATGGTAATGCGCAACCCCATTCACAAACGCATTTTAAGAATGGCCTTAGCCCATCCTGGTAAAGTGCTGCCGTTATTGACAGCCCTCCTGTTGATGACTGCCTTTATGTCATCTTTTTTCATTGCTCAACACACGGTAGAAGACCTGTATTATCAGCAAATGGATGAGGGGCGAGTTGAAGACGGCCAATGGACGACCCTTAATCCCTTGCAGCATGATGCCATTCAGCGCCTGACAAATAAGGGCTTGACCGTTTATGAAAACTTTTACAAAGATATTTCATTTGGGAAAGATAAAACACTCCGCCTTTATAAAAATCGCACAGATGTGGATTTGCCCATTATGACTTCCGGGCGCTTGCCTGAAAAAGACTACGAGATAGCGGTGTCTGCCAACTTGGCAAAAGTAGATGGATTTCACTTGGGCGATTGCTTGACCTTGGAGGGTCAAGCATATACCATCACAGGGCTGATCACCACGCCGGATTACAGCTCCCTGTTAAAAAATCGGCATGATCTTGTAATGGATACCGGTTATTTTGGCATTGCCATGGTGACCGACCAGGCATTTAATGGATTGACCCAGGCGAAAACGAATTATTGTTACGCGTATCAGGCTAAACCGCCAGTCAAACAGACGGCTGCTCAAGAACAGCTGGAGGATTGTTTAAAGCTCATTCAACAGGATAACCAAGTTTTAGACGGTGTTACCCGCTATGAAAACCGTTGTATCACTTATCTTATGGATGATATGGGTGGCGATGTGCCCATGATGATGACCTTGTTGGTCCTGTGTTTTATTGCCTTGGCCTTCATGTCCGGGATGCAGTCAAAAAGCCTCATTGAAGAAGAGGCCCCTGTTATTGGAACCTTGCTGGCTTCCGGTTATAAGCGGCGTGAATTATTCATACACTATATGGCAACACCGAGTATTTTGACGCTGGTGGCTATTTTGGCAGGTAATGTCATTGCCTACGCCGGTGGCTATCGCCTCTACGCCGGTTTGTATGCCACATCTTACAGCCTGCCGCCCTTTGTGCCGGTAATGGACTTGCGCGCCTTACTGTTAGCCGGTGCCATTCCGTTTGGCCTTGTCGTTGGCATTAACGCCCTTATCCTGTTCAGGGCTTTGGGTCATCGCCCCCTGGCCTTTTTGCGCAGCGAATGCCGTCATGATCGAAAGCGTAGGAACCGTTTTACCTTACAAAGGTTTTCCTTTCTCAATACCGCTAAAATTCGCGTTTTGCTGGATAATAAAGGCAATATTTTAGCCTTGTTTTTTGGCCTTTTTATTGCCAACAGTGTGCTAATCTTTGGTCTCTCCCTTGAACCGATGTTTTTAAATTATGCCGATCAGGTCAAATATGAAATGCCATATGATACGATCACCCTTGTAAAAGGCGTGCCATCAGAAGTCATTCGGGCTAAAAAAGGCGTGGTCACCAATTTGGACGTCCGGCTGGACGGTGAAAAAAAGCGCATCTCTTTTTATGGCATGGACCGCGGCAGCCGCTACCATACGCGTTACGCCATCGATGCGCTAAAAGAAGGACAAGTGGCGGTTTCCCACGGATTTGCCGGGAGGTATGGGGTGAAAAAGAATGATGTTATTACCGTATCTGTCCCCTATGCCAGCAAAACCCATCGCCTGGTTATCAAAAAAGTCATGGAGGATGTAACCTCTGTTCAGGCGGTCTTACCGATGACGACATTGAACCATATTTCCGGTCATCAGCCATCTTTTTATAACGCTTATTTTAGCGACCGAAAACCGGATTTGCCCGCAGATCTTATCGTCACCGTTATTGACCGTCAAGATATCAGCCGCTATCTGAGCCACTTTATGGCTTCTTTTGCCGGTGTTTTTAAGGCCACATTGGCGGTCTCGCTGAGCTTCTACTTTTTGCTGCTTTATCTTATCAGCAAGCTTATTTTGGATAAATCGACGAAAAATATCTCGTATTTTAAAATATTGGGCTTCACCAATCGTGAAATCAGCCGCATATACATGAATTCCATAAGAAATGCTGTCATCGTTTACTACTGGCTCAGTGTACCGCTTTTAAATCTTGTTTTGAATAAAGCCATCAAGGCCTCCATGGTAAAGGTGGACGTGTACTTGGATGCCCAACTGCCACCCTACGTTTTCCTGTTGACCTTTGCCCTCGGCCTGGCTGTTTATCTTGTGGTTCAACGCTTGCAAATGCGTAAGATCGCTAAAATGGATATGGTGCAATCCCTCAAGACCGTCAGCGGCTAAAGCTAAGGGGCAGGCCTTAGCAACTGTTTTAGCGGCCTGTCAAAGCGTCCTAGAGGCGTGGGCTCATATGACTTCTTCCGAAAAAATCGACCAATAACAGTTTGATAATATAGGAGCATTTTTTTGAGCTGGTTGTCAGACGACAAAGTATTCAGGGTTTCCTGTGCCTTGTCGTCCTTTCAGGATAGTGGCGTGGCATATGGCTGATGGGCATGGTACACTATTGGGACGAGTAGTAAAGTGGAATATTGCGCTGAAAATGAGGTGAAACCATGTCGGAAGAAGAATTGAGTAAAAAACGAGCGATAGAATTCTGGGACACTGGGAAAATAAACGAGATAGAAATTGGCACCTATAAAGGGTTGGCGGACATTCATAAATATCTATTTCAAGATGTATTCCCTTTTGCTGGAGAAATGAGAAAGGTTAATATTGCAAAAGATAATTTTAGCTTTGCCCAACTGATATTCCTGCCTACAAATTTAAAAATAATAGATAATTTGCCGCATAAGACATTTGAAGAAATAATAGAGAAATACGCATCTATGAACGTTGCCCATCCATTCTGTGAAGGGAACGGTCGCTCTATGAGAATATGGCTTAACTTAATGCTGAAAGATAGCTTAGAGGTTTGTGTAGGCTGGGAGAAAATAGGTAAGGTTGATTATTTGCAGGCCATGAGGCGGTCTACTTATAAAACATTGGAACTAGAAGCATTACTCCAGGAAGCATTGACGGATAAAATCAACGATAGAGAAGTGTATATGAAAGGTATACAAGTCTCCTATGATTACGAGGGACAGAATGGTATAGATATACATGACCTTTAGGCGCGAAATTTGGAGGTAGTAACGTAGTGGATTCTCCAAAAAGAGAAAAATATAAGAGGTCTGGAAAAACGTTTATACTTGAACAAATGAATAGATACATTGAATTTCTCTTAAAAAATTTCCTCTGGACGAAGATTCTGAGCCCTTGTCTGCCGTTGTTTTGCTCGGAGCATATGGGGGATCTCGGAAAGATGAAATTATCGGTTGGGGTATTGATAAAATAAGGTTCAACAAGAAAGGTGAAATGATTATCAGTAAGGAAGCGTCTAAAGACATAGTGGTCTATTCGGAATTGCTATCTGATTTAATTATGTAAAGAGCTAAACACTATCCTGCTTGACGCCAGGTTTTCTGTTGTGCAAGTTTCTAAACGTATGAGGCATAAAAGACCTTCAATAACTTTGGATACCTATTGCGACCCCAATGATAAGAAAATAGGCGACCTGGGAGAAGCCTTTAGGGAAGCAGTTTGTAGCGATTTTTAAGACGGAAAAATCTTCCACACTTAGTTCCACACATAAATTTTACTATTTCTCTTGACAATCTAGTGGACACATAGTATTATAAAATGCGTCAACGGCAAGGAAAACTGCCCTAGACAATCAAGAGAGCCGGAGTGGCGGAATTGGCAGACGCAGCAGACTCAAAATCTGCCGTGGGCAACCTCGTGTGGGTTCGAGTCCCACCTCCGGCATAAAAATGCACTTTTTAGTGCGTTTTTTTATTTGCGTAGAAAAGATCCGTAGGGGCTAGGTCTCCCCTTCAGTATAGAACGCCCTTGCTGGTTACCGGCAAGGGCGTTTTTGTATGCAAAGGTTTTTTCGACCATATGGCGTGACGATGTTTTGCTGCTGCGATTATGTGGGCGTCATGTATAGAGGATGTCAGGAAGGGGTTAGATTTTAGATGGGCGGCCGGCAGTGCTGAAAAGCGACGGGGCTTATGCTATAATATTCCTATCAGTGAAAGTCTAACCGGGAGGAAATGGGATGCAAAAAATTAGCGGAACAGATTTGGCAAAAAGACTGCGCCATGACATGAAAGCGGAAGTGGCTGCCTTAAAAGAGGCCGGCCGGCAGATTGGTCTTGCGGTGGTGCTGGTGGGGCATGACCCGGCATCTGAAATTTATGTAGCGAATAAAGAAAAAGCCTGTCAAGAGGTGGGCATAGTATCCCGCAAAATTGTGCTGCCGGAAAATATCAGTGAGGCGGACTTGCTCACTGAGGTGGCACAATTAAATGCAGATCCGGCAATTCATGGCATCCTGGTGCAATTGCCCTTGCCAAAGCATATTGATGAAAATAAGGTTATTTGCGCCATTTCACCTGAAAAGGACGTGGATGGCTTCTCTCCAGTGAACCTGGGGCGTCTTTTAATCGGACAGAAGGCCTTTGTGCCTTGTACTCCCCAAGGTTGTATGGCGCTGCTGGAAGCGGCCGGTCTTTCGCCGGAAGGTAAGAAGGCGGTGGTCATTGGGCGGTCAAACATTGTGGGCAAGCCGATGGCCCTGCTTTTGATGCAGGCCAATGCAACGGTGACGGTGTGTCATTCAAAAACCCGGGATTTGGCCAATGAATTGGCGCAGGCGGATATTCTTGTTGTGGCCATCGGAAAAGCAGGCTTTATTCAGCCCGACCAGGTCAAGGATGGCGCGGTCATTATTGACGTGGGGATAAATCGCAACAAGGACGGAAAAGTCTGTGGTGATGTGGATGAAGCGGCTTTTCTTGCGGCAAATAAGGATGTCGCCTTAACGCCTGTGCCCGGCGGCGTCGGGCCGATGACGATTACCATGTTGCTGAAAAATACCATATTGGCAGAGGCCGCTGCTTTTACCGCAAAGGAGGGACGGTAATGGGATATCGTCAATCAGACGCAGAAATATTGTTGTTGTGTGAGGACTTAATCAATTGTCTCAATAGGCATAAAAGCCTGAGCGGAACAACGGATGCTGAACGGGAGTCATCACCAATTGGACGCCGCCTGAATTTTATCCGTAAACGCATTGAAACCGAGCGGCGGTTGATTGAGGAAGTCAGCGCCCCCGGCCGGCTCTTGATTGAACACTTGTCCTTATTCGCCGGTAAGATGGACTACACCATCGGGTTTATTTATGGCAACATTAAAACCGGTAGAGGCCTGCTTTCCGGTGTCCGTATCGGCGAATGGGGGACAATTACCTTGGACATCGGCGATGTCAGCCTTTGTTGGCGCGATGCAGATGTGGGCTATATGTTCTACCCGGACCGGATTATTATCCGCCCCAAGGACAGCGGCCAGGACGATATTACGCTCTTTTTCAGCTATTCATTTAAGTATGACAAAGAGTTGATCAAGGCTTTTCAAGATGTTCAAGAAAATGAGCAAACGCTTTACTGGCACGATGACATGCCAAAGGAACAATAGGTGGGGCAGAAACTATGAAATATGCAGTCATTGACATTGGTTCTAATACCATGCGTACCGTAATTTATGAAGTGATTAATGATGATTTTGAAATCGTGATCAGCGAAAAAGAATTCGCGGAACTCATCAGTTACATAGAGGATAACCTATTGACGGAAGCCGGGATAAGCCGCTTGGTCCGTATTATGAAAAAAATGCGTGTGTTATGCGAGGAAACCCATACGGAAGATATTCTTTGCTTTGCGACGGCTTCTTTGCGTTATATCGACAACCAAAAAGAAGTGCTGGAACGGGTTCAAAAAGAAGCGGGCATCCGCATTCAACTTTTGGATGGGTGCGATGAAAGCTATTACGACTTTATCGGTTTGCGCTCGGCCATTGGAGAATCGGAAGCGGTTGGTTTTGACTTAGGTGGTGGCAGCGCTCAGCTCTTCTATTATAAGGACAATCGCCTGACCAAAAGCATGAGCGAGCCCATCGGGACCTTGGCGATGTACAACCGCTACGTCAAAGGCCTTTTTCCCAACTCCAAGGAGCGCAATAAAATCTCTCGCCGGGTGAATAAATCGCTTAAAGAAGCGGGCGATTTTAAACAATTTAAGCAAGATACCCTATACGGTATGGGCGGTACTGCCCGGGCCTTGGCTAAGGTACATCGACACTTGGTGGGCAACGATCGGGCGGTTGATTACCGGTTGACCTTGGCCGATGTGCTGGAAGTGGATCGCACCTTGAGCGACTTAGGCTTAAGCGGCATTAAAATCCTGAATCGCATTCTTCC
It contains:
- the folD gene encoding bifunctional methylenetetrahydrofolate dehydrogenase/methenyltetrahydrofolate cyclohydrolase FolD; amino-acid sequence: MQKISGTDLAKRLRHDMKAEVAALKEAGRQIGLAVVLVGHDPASEIYVANKEKACQEVGIVSRKIVLPENISEADLLTEVAQLNADPAIHGILVQLPLPKHIDENKVICAISPEKDVDGFSPVNLGRLLIGQKAFVPCTPQGCMALLEAAGLSPEGKKAVVIGRSNIVGKPMALLLMQANATVTVCHSKTRDLANELAQADILVVAIGKAGFIQPDQVKDGAVIIDVGINRNKDGKVCGDVDEAAFLAANKDVALTPVPGGVGPMTITMLLKNTILAEAAAFTAKEGR
- a CDS encoding ABC transporter ATP-binding protein — encoded protein: MVRIRDLHKWYGKNQQRQEVLKGIDLEIPSGQMVCLLGPSGSGKSTLLNILGGIECIDQGHVEACGQRLEGLSEKALSQYRRQYVGFVFQFYNLIDHLTVRENIRAGAYLSKDPLLVEALLGALGLAEQAGKYPNEISGGQAQRTSIGRAMAKKPTLLLCDEPTGALDYESAKGVLALIEDLNANHQTTVIIATHNTQIARMCDMTLKLHDGSLKQVERNQNKLTAKDVRW
- the fic gene encoding protein adenylyltransferase Fic; protein product: MSEEELSKKRAIEFWDTGKINEIEIGTYKGLADIHKYLFQDVFPFAGEMRKVNIAKDNFSFAQLIFLPTNLKIIDNLPHKTFEEIIEKYASMNVAHPFCEGNGRSMRIWLNLMLKDSLEVCVGWEKIGKVDYLQAMRRSTYKTLELEALLQEALTDKINDREVYMKGIQVSYDYEGQNGIDIHDL
- a CDS encoding FtsX-like permease family protein — encoded protein: MVMRNPIHKRILRMALAHPGKVLPLLTALLLMTAFMSSFFIAQHTVEDLYYQQMDEGRVEDGQWTTLNPLQHDAIQRLTNKGLTVYENFYKDISFGKDKTLRLYKNRTDVDLPIMTSGRLPEKDYEIAVSANLAKVDGFHLGDCLTLEGQAYTITGLITTPDYSSLLKNRHDLVMDTGYFGIAMVTDQAFNGLTQAKTNYCYAYQAKPPVKQTAAQEQLEDCLKLIQQDNQVLDGVTRYENRCITYLMDDMGGDVPMMMTLLVLCFIALAFMSGMQSKSLIEEEAPVIGTLLASGYKRRELFIHYMATPSILTLVAILAGNVIAYAGGYRLYAGLYATSYSLPPFVPVMDLRALLLAGAIPFGLVVGINALILFRALGHRPLAFLRSECRHDRKRRNRFTLQRFSFLNTAKIRVLLDNKGNILALFFGLFIANSVLIFGLSLEPMFLNYADQVKYEMPYDTITLVKGVPSEVIRAKKGVVTNLDVRLDGEKKRISFYGMDRGSRYHTRYAIDALKEGQVAVSHGFAGRYGVKKNDVITVSVPYASKTHRLVIKKVMEDVTSVQAVLPMTTLNHISGHQPSFYNAYFSDRKPDLPADLIVTVIDRQDISRYLSHFMASFAGVFKATLAVSLSFYFLLLYLISKLILDKSTKNISYFKILGFTNREISRIYMNSIRNAVIVYYWLSVPLLNLVLNKAIKASMVKVDVYLDAQLPPYVFLLTFALGLAVYLVVQRLQMRKIAKMDMVQSLKTVSG